From the genome of Nocardia mangyaensis:
GCGGTGCCAAGATGACCGCGATGACCGGCGCCATCGAATCCGACTACGCCAGCGCGCTCGGCATCGACGCGGCCCAGGTCGCCACCCCGCAGGACGGCATGGACGCGGTCACCTCCGGCCGGGCCGACGTGTTCGCACTCACCGCGATCTCGCTGAACTGGCTCAAGAACCACACCCCCGGCGCCGACGTCGACGTGACGCCGTCGTTCGTGGCGGTGATCGACGGCAAGCCGCAGGTCGGCGCGGGTGGCACGGTCTTCCGGACCAGCGATCCCGACCTGCTGGCCGCCTACAACGCCGAGCTGGCCAAGATCACCTCCGACAAGGACAAGTACCTCTCGATCGTCGGCGAGTTCGGCTTCACCGAACGCGAGCTGCCCGATCCGCAGTACACGACAGCCAAGCTGTGCGAGGGCGAAATCTGATTCACGCATGAGCAATCTCGACGCGTTACGCGATGCCCTCCCCTCGCTGGGGGAGGGCATCGTGGTGACGCTGGAGCTGACCATCGGCGGCGCGCTGCTCGCGTTCGTCCTCGCCCTCGCGCTCGGTACCTTGGCGCGCGTCCGCAATCTCGCGGCGCGCGGGAGTGCCCGAGTCCTGATCGAATTCTTCCGCGGCACGTCATTGCTGGTACAGATCTTCTGGCTGTTCTATGTGCTGCCGCTGCTGGGCTACAAGCTGGATCCGGTGTTCTGCGGGATCCTGGCACTGGGCCTGAACTACGGCGCGTACGGCGCCGAGGTGGTGCGCGGTGCCCTCAACGCGGTGCCCCGCGGGCAGTTCGAAGCCGCGGTCGCGCTGAACTTCAGTCCGTGGCAGCGGTTGCGGCGCGTGTTGTTCCCGCAGGCGTGGGCGCTGATGCTGCCCTCGATGACCAACCTGCTGGTCCACCTGCTCAAGGGCACCGCGGTGGCGTCCTACATCACCCTGCAGGACCTCACCTTCGAGATCGGCAACCTGCGCAAGGACACCGGTGACACGCTGTTCGCGTTCGGGGTCGGCCTTGCCATCTACTTCGTGCTCGCCTACCTGCTCACCCTCGGAATGAACCTGCTCGAGACCCGCGCCAAGACCAAGCTGGGCCGGGGCGCCTCACTCAAGGAAGTCCTCAGCCTGGCGCCCGACGACGCGCACGCGAAGGTGGGCTCATGACCGCGGAATGGAGCTGGCAGCGCGCTCGTGAAGCGCTGCCCGTGCTGTGGGACGGCTTCCAGATCACGCTGCTGGCCACCGTGCTCGGCTTTGCGCTGGCGGCGGTGCTCGGCCTGGTGATCGCGATGATCCGGCAGTCGGCGCCACGCTGGATCGCCGCGCCGGTGCACGCGGTCAGCGAGTTCGTCCGGCTCACGCCGCTGATCGTGCAGTTGCTGTTCGCCTACACCCTGCTGACGCAGTTCTCGGCGTTGCAGATCGGCATCACGGTGCTCGGTATCCACTATTCGAGCTACCTGGCCGAGGTGTACCGGGCCGGGATCGAGGCGGTGCCCAAGGGGCAGTGGGAAGCGGCGCGCGCACTGTCGCTGCCGCCGGGCCGGACCTGGCGTGCGGTGGTGCTGCCGCAGGCGATCCGGTCGAGCCTGCCCGCGCTGGGCACCAACGCGGTGTCGATGTTCAAGGACACCCCGTTCCTGTTCGCCATCTCGGTCGTCGAATTGGTGACCGCCGCACAGCAATTCGGGGCGCGACACTTCGCGTACCTGGAGGCGATCACCCTCGCT
Proteins encoded in this window:
- the ehuC gene encoding ectoine/hydroxyectoine ABC transporter permease subunit EhuC, which produces MSNLDALRDALPSLGEGIVVTLELTIGGALLAFVLALALGTLARVRNLAARGSARVLIEFFRGTSLLVQIFWLFYVLPLLGYKLDPVFCGILALGLNYGAYGAEVVRGALNAVPRGQFEAAVALNFSPWQRLRRVLFPQAWALMLPSMTNLLVHLLKGTAVASYITLQDLTFEIGNLRKDTGDTLFAFGVGLAIYFVLAYLLTLGMNLLETRAKTKLGRGASLKEVLSLAPDDAHAKVGS
- the ehuD gene encoding ectoine/hydroxyectoine ABC transporter permease subunit EhuD; the encoded protein is MTAEWSWQRAREALPVLWDGFQITLLATVLGFALAAVLGLVIAMIRQSAPRWIAAPVHAVSEFVRLTPLIVQLLFAYTLLTQFSALQIGITVLGIHYSSYLAEVYRAGIEAVPKGQWEAARALSLPPGRTWRAVVLPQAIRSSLPALGTNAVSMFKDTPFLFAISVVELVTAAQQFGARHFAYLEAITLAGVFFLVASYPTSVLIRRLEKRLAYY